One part of the Micrococcales bacterium genome encodes these proteins:
- a CDS encoding DUF881 domain-containing protein codes for MSGQRPASLLDRLLAEAQADDYALAEQRSPTTQGNPVIAAVLFAVIGMLLVTAFWQRQNVQPAAEQRRDDLISRIDRATQGAGESQQKTAQLRASVSQLQQLATGGLGEQFSEQLRSLEVATGFVALTGPGAVVTLDDAEPPLPRGVEPAEATVLDIDMQMAVNGLWEAGAQAIAINDVRLTSATAIRTAGEAILVDYRPLEPPYRIVAIGPAELADRFEEGQSSKDLAQLGTDYGIQSEVTAADSVDVPASTANLPLQAEILKGGGS; via the coding sequence GTGAGTGGTCAGCGGCCGGCGAGCCTGCTCGACCGGCTCCTGGCGGAGGCGCAGGCCGACGACTATGCCCTGGCCGAGCAGCGCTCTCCGACCACGCAGGGGAACCCGGTCATCGCCGCCGTGCTCTTCGCCGTGATCGGCATGCTGCTGGTCACCGCCTTCTGGCAGCGGCAGAACGTGCAGCCCGCGGCCGAGCAACGCCGCGACGATCTGATCAGCCGGATCGACCGGGCGACGCAGGGCGCCGGGGAGTCCCAGCAGAAGACCGCGCAGCTGCGGGCCAGCGTGTCCCAGCTCCAACAACTGGCCACCGGCGGGCTCGGTGAGCAGTTCTCCGAGCAGTTGCGCTCCCTGGAAGTGGCGACCGGTTTCGTGGCTCTCACCGGGCCCGGTGCGGTCGTGACCCTGGACGACGCGGAACCGCCCCTGCCGCGCGGCGTCGAACCCGCGGAGGCCACGGTGCTGGACATCGACATGCAGATGGCCGTCAACGGTCTGTGGGAGGCCGGCGCGCAGGCCATCGCCATCAACGACGTGCGCCTGACGTCGGCCACGGCGATCCGCACCGCCGGTGAGGCGATCCTCGTGGACTACCGTCCCCTGGAGCCGCCCTACCGGATCGTGGCCATCGGCCCGGCGGAGCTGGCCGACCGATTTGAAGAGGGTCAGAGCAGCAAGGATCTGGCGCAGTTGGGAACCGACTACGGCATACAGTCGGAGGTGACGGCGGCCGACTCGGTCGACGTCCCGGCGTCCACGGCGAATCTGCCGCTGCAGGCCGAGATCCTGAAAGGGGGAGGGTCATGA
- a CDS encoding CDP-alcohol phosphatidyltransferase family protein, whose product MEVQSTQVQTDRVLTVPNILSALRLLGVPLFLWLILVPEADGLAVAVLMLAGFTDWLDGFLARRWHQISRVGQLLDPVADRLYILATLVGLLLRGIVPWWFVVLLVSRDVIMSVVLAVLKRRGVTGLPVHFLGKAATFCLLYAFPLLLLGDGTGSLAQTANVFGWAFAVWGTALYWWAAVLYIGQARRIMAAAR is encoded by the coding sequence GTGGAGGTCCAGTCGACGCAGGTCCAGACGGATCGGGTGCTCACGGTACCCAACATCCTGTCGGCCTTGCGCCTGCTCGGGGTTCCGTTGTTCCTCTGGCTGATCCTGGTGCCAGAAGCCGACGGCCTGGCCGTCGCGGTGCTGATGCTGGCGGGGTTCACGGACTGGCTCGATGGCTTCCTGGCCCGTCGCTGGCACCAGATCTCCCGTGTGGGCCAGCTGCTGGACCCGGTTGCCGACCGCCTGTACATCCTGGCGACGTTGGTCGGGCTGCTGTTGCGCGGGATCGTGCCGTGGTGGTTCGTGGTGCTGCTGGTGTCGCGTGACGTCATCATGAGTGTCGTCCTGGCGGTCCTCAAACGACGAGGGGTCACCGGTCTTCCGGTGCACTTTCTCGGCAAAGCAGCGACCTTCTGCCTGCTGTACGCCTTCCCGCTGCTCCTGCTCGGTGACGGCACCGGATCGCTCGCCCAGACCGCCAACGTCTTCGGATGGGCGTTCGCCGTGTGGGGCACCGCGCTCTACTGGTGGGCCGCGGTGCTGTACATCGGCCAGGCCCGGCGGATCATGGCGGCCGCACGGTGA
- a CDS encoding AzlC family ABC transporter permease produces MSADDTARGVVIEAITIGATTGAYGVSFGALSVTSGLSVWQTVALSALMFTGASQFALVSVLAGGGSALAAVAGSTLLGLRNMFYGLRIRQILQPSGLVAVPAAHLTIDESTAMALAHYDRPEPRPALAFWSTGISVFLLWNIGTLVGALGASSIGDPQRYGLDAAVPAAFLALLWPQITSRRLLGVALVAAVVGTALTPVLSPGLPVLCAALVPLVFLRRAS; encoded by the coding sequence GTGAGTGCCGACGACACCGCCCGGGGCGTGGTGATCGAGGCGATCACGATCGGCGCCACGACTGGGGCCTACGGCGTTTCCTTCGGTGCCCTGTCCGTGACGTCGGGGCTCTCGGTGTGGCAGACGGTCGCCCTGAGCGCGCTGATGTTCACCGGCGCTTCGCAGTTCGCACTGGTGTCTGTGCTCGCCGGTGGCGGTTCGGCGCTGGCTGCGGTGGCCGGGAGCACACTGCTGGGCCTGCGGAACATGTTCTACGGTCTGCGCATCCGGCAGATCCTGCAGCCGTCCGGGCTGGTCGCCGTGCCCGCCGCACACCTCACCATCGACGAGTCCACAGCAATGGCCCTGGCGCACTACGACCGCCCCGAACCACGGCCTGCTCTAGCCTTCTGGTCCACCGGGATCAGCGTGTTCTTGCTGTGGAACATCGGCACCCTGGTCGGGGCGCTTGGAGCCAGCAGCATTGGCGACCCGCAACGCTACGGGCTGGATGCGGCGGTGCCCGCGGCGTTCCTGGCGCTGCTGTGGCCGCAGATCACCAGTCGCCGCCTGCTGGGCGTGGCACTGGTGGCCGCCGTGGTGGGAACGGCACTGACCCCGGTGCTGTCTCCCGGTCTGCCGGTCCTGTGCGCCGCCCTGGTGCCACTCGTGTTCTTGCGGAGGGCCTCATGA
- a CDS encoding AzlD domain-containing protein — translation MMWATVLLASAACYALKALGFVVPERFLDKPMVSQLVAMVPVALLAALLAVVTLGSGTAISIDARVAAVMAAGVALSLRAPFLVVVVVGAATAALIRALGG, via the coding sequence ATGATGTGGGCGACCGTCCTGTTGGCCAGCGCCGCGTGCTACGCGCTCAAGGCTCTCGGGTTCGTGGTGCCAGAGCGCTTCCTCGACAAGCCGATGGTGTCGCAACTCGTGGCGATGGTCCCCGTGGCACTGCTCGCGGCGCTGCTGGCGGTGGTGACGCTGGGTTCGGGAACGGCTATCAGCATCGACGCCCGGGTGGCCGCTGTCATGGCGGCCGGGGTCGCGTTGAGTCTGCGCGCGCCGTTCCTCGTGGTGGTCGTGGTGGGCGCCGCCACCGCCGCGCTGATCCGCGCGCTCGGTGGGTGA
- a CDS encoding TerC family protein has product MLPAAATGGGEPTLYVPAWLWALTVGIVVLLIAFEFVQATRNPHEVKIREAAIQSVIYVAIAIAYGVFFAWWTSDQPTPQGGSYGLEYFAGWLIEKSLSVDNLFVFVIIMSTFAVPKIYQQKVLMAGIAGALVLRTIFIFVGAAALEAFAFTYVIFGAFLIYTAISLARHRDEEPEFNEGKVVRLAKRFLPFTDEYDGAHLHTRVNGKLYGTPLLLVMIAIFATDIIFALDSIPAVYGVTNEPFIVFAANAFALLGLRALYFLVAGLLDRLVYLSLGLAVILAFIGVKLILVFFGVHIDIWVSLGFIIGILAITTIASLLKVRKDPSATAHAGAIPGFETKKKDGKASE; this is encoded by the coding sequence ATGCTGCCCGCAGCCGCAACCGGCGGCGGCGAGCCCACCTTGTACGTACCGGCCTGGCTCTGGGCCCTCACCGTGGGGATCGTCGTCCTTCTGATCGCCTTTGAATTCGTGCAGGCCACGCGCAATCCGCACGAGGTCAAGATCCGTGAGGCCGCCATCCAGTCGGTCATCTACGTCGCCATCGCCATCGCGTACGGCGTTTTCTTCGCGTGGTGGACCAGCGACCAGCCCACGCCGCAAGGCGGGTCCTACGGCCTGGAGTACTTCGCGGGATGGCTCATCGAGAAGAGCCTGTCGGTCGACAACCTGTTCGTCTTCGTCATCATCATGAGCACGTTCGCGGTACCCAAGATCTATCAGCAGAAGGTGCTGATGGCCGGGATCGCGGGGGCCCTGGTCCTGCGGACGATCTTCATCTTCGTCGGTGCGGCCGCGCTGGAGGCGTTCGCCTTCACGTACGTGATCTTCGGGGCGTTCCTCATCTACACAGCGATCAGCCTGGCCCGGCACCGCGACGAGGAACCGGAGTTCAACGAGGGCAAGGTGGTGCGGCTGGCCAAACGCTTCCTGCCCTTCACCGATGAGTACGACGGCGCCCACCTGCACACGCGCGTCAACGGCAAGCTCTACGGCACCCCGCTCCTGCTGGTGATGATCGCGATCTTCGCCACCGACATCATTTTCGCGCTCGACTCGATCCCCGCGGTCTACGGCGTCACGAACGAGCCGTTCATCGTCTTCGCGGCCAATGCCTTCGCGCTGCTGGGCCTGCGGGCGCTGTACTTCCTCGTGGCGGGTCTGCTGGACCGGCTGGTCTACCTGTCCCTGGGGCTCGCAGTGATCCTGGCTTTCATCGGGGTGAAACTCATCCTCGTTTTCTTCGGGGTACACATCGACATCTGGGTCTCACTGGGCTTCATCATCGGGATTCTTGCCATCACCACCATCGCCTCGCTGCTCAAGGTGCGCAAAGACCCCTCCGCCACCGCGCACGCCGGAGCCATCCCGGGTTTCGAGACCAAGAAGAAGGACGGCAAGGCGTCCGAGTGA
- a CDS encoding DUF1298 domain-containing protein: MTTASMSVQDALWLTMDRPNNLMVVDGAMVLRGTPALADVRAVLEDAVERFPVLGRKAVRSGLGWAWEDDPDFDLDRHIHEVALEPGTEIDALQRFMAEQRSQPLPKDRPLWIGFLLSPLTLPDGTVGSAWMTRFHHAIADGVRLTQVLLGLCEAQDASIGAVVARSGVQAGEAASPTEEIGRVAVHAAEEVTHVVEHGVGDVAASAVRAVRDPLSALVHLPGRALGAARAGVHGVEEGLALVRHPDRLMDALEVLGVEQHRSINDLSSVTKIALSTSDDTVWSGSPGTTKAVAWSQQVPLEDIKSLGRRSGATVNDVLLAAISGGLQRFLSEHGEQLREVSWMVPVNLKPFEDNLPEELGNFFALVMLPMPLDEPDPKARLEQMHQRMHRIKHSDEAVLTFGLQRVVSMSPGQIAFFLTNFFANKAVGVLTNVPGPAGLLRFAGVDLDQVVGFAPCSGNQPMTATIFSYNGGVTIGFATDAGLLPNPEKLVRYVMEELDTMATELA; this comes from the coding sequence ATGACGACAGCGTCGATGAGTGTCCAGGACGCCCTGTGGCTGACGATGGACCGGCCCAACAACCTGATGGTCGTGGACGGTGCCATGGTTCTGCGCGGGACCCCCGCGCTGGCCGACGTCCGCGCAGTGCTGGAGGATGCCGTCGAGCGGTTCCCGGTACTTGGGCGCAAGGCTGTGCGTTCCGGCCTGGGCTGGGCCTGGGAGGACGACCCCGACTTCGATCTGGACCGGCACATCCACGAGGTCGCCCTCGAGCCTGGCACCGAGATCGACGCCCTCCAGCGCTTCATGGCCGAGCAGCGCTCGCAGCCGTTGCCGAAGGACCGGCCGTTGTGGATCGGGTTCCTGCTCAGCCCGCTCACGCTGCCGGACGGGACCGTCGGGTCGGCCTGGATGACGCGCTTCCACCACGCCATCGCCGACGGGGTGCGCCTCACACAGGTGCTGCTCGGACTGTGCGAGGCGCAGGACGCCAGTATCGGGGCGGTCGTGGCCCGCAGTGGCGTGCAGGCCGGGGAGGCAGCCAGTCCCACCGAGGAGATCGGGCGGGTGGCGGTGCACGCCGCCGAAGAGGTAACCCACGTCGTGGAGCACGGAGTCGGTGATGTCGCTGCCAGCGCCGTCCGGGCCGTGCGAGACCCCCTGTCGGCGCTCGTCCACCTGCCGGGCCGGGCGCTGGGCGCGGCGCGGGCCGGGGTGCACGGCGTGGAGGAGGGGCTGGCCCTGGTGCGCCACCCCGACCGGCTCATGGACGCCCTGGAGGTGCTGGGCGTGGAACAGCACCGCAGCATCAACGACCTGTCGTCGGTGACGAAGATTGCGCTGTCGACCTCTGATGACACGGTCTGGAGCGGTTCGCCGGGAACGACGAAGGCCGTGGCCTGGTCACAGCAGGTGCCGCTGGAGGACATCAAGTCGCTGGGCCGGCGCTCCGGAGCGACCGTGAACGACGTGCTGCTGGCGGCCATCTCCGGCGGCCTGCAGCGGTTCCTGTCCGAGCACGGCGAGCAGTTGCGCGAGGTGTCCTGGATGGTGCCGGTGAACCTCAAGCCGTTCGAGGACAACCTGCCCGAGGAGCTCGGCAACTTCTTCGCCCTCGTGATGCTGCCGATGCCCCTGGACGAGCCCGATCCCAAGGCCCGCCTGGAGCAGATGCACCAGCGCATGCACCGGATCAAGCACAGCGACGAGGCGGTACTCACATTCGGACTGCAGCGAGTGGTCTCGATGTCGCCCGGCCAGATCGCCTTCTTCCTGACGAACTTCTTCGCGAACAAGGCTGTGGGCGTGCTCACGAACGTGCCCGGCCCCGCAGGGCTGTTGCGGTTCGCCGGCGTGGATCTGGACCAAGTGGTCGGCTTTGCGCCCTGCAGCGGCAACCAGCCCATGACCGCGACGATCTTCAGTTATAACGGCGGGGTCACCATCGGATTCGCCACCGATGCAGGACTGCTGCCCAACCCTGAGAAACTCGTGCGCTACGTCATGGAGGAACTTGACACGATGGCCACCGAACTGGCCTGA
- a CDS encoding amidase, whose protein sequence is MRISTFTDDALGDFDTVGLRDALAGGDVSAGEVRAAAMARAQAADRLNAVVTWVEAQETRGGEFAGVPAFVKDNEDIAGYPTTFGSRAVPRQPAEAPTRFVAQWDELGFQTLGKSALPEFGLTATTEPLDHGPTRNPWHLDHTTGGSSGGSAALVAAGVVPIAHANDGGGSIRIPAACCGLVGLKPSRGRLIDPEAMDQMPVKIVTQGVLTRSVRDTVEFYRAMARIHPADHLPPIGATGDPGRLRIAVVTQGVAGLPVDHDVTQAVAATAALCETPGHDVESIDNPFPDQIAQDFLRYWGMLAFSLQRFGGQLFGKEYDPRLLEPFSIHLAKFFSSVAVGLPGSLRRLRRFPQVYDDAMGEYDVILSPVLGSAPVPLGYIGPEVEPREHLIRLLRLASFTALQNVAGTPGISLPMAMSAQGVPIGVHAAGRYGQEQVLLDLAASLEEAQPWARIDRTPATEQA, encoded by the coding sequence ATGCGCATCAGCACCTTCACCGACGACGCCCTCGGGGACTTCGACACCGTAGGCCTGCGTGACGCTCTGGCCGGCGGCGACGTCAGCGCCGGTGAGGTCCGCGCCGCCGCCATGGCCCGCGCGCAGGCCGCAGACCGGCTCAACGCCGTCGTCACCTGGGTGGAGGCGCAGGAGACGCGCGGCGGGGAGTTCGCCGGTGTGCCGGCCTTCGTCAAGGATAACGAGGACATCGCCGGCTACCCGACCACATTCGGGTCCCGCGCGGTGCCCCGACAGCCGGCCGAGGCGCCCACCCGGTTCGTCGCACAGTGGGATGAACTGGGGTTCCAGACCCTGGGCAAGTCGGCGCTGCCCGAGTTCGGCCTGACCGCCACCACCGAACCGCTGGATCACGGCCCGACCCGCAACCCCTGGCACCTGGACCACACCACCGGGGGGTCGTCGGGCGGTTCCGCCGCGCTTGTGGCAGCGGGCGTCGTCCCGATCGCACACGCCAACGACGGGGGAGGTTCCATCCGCATCCCGGCGGCATGTTGCGGACTGGTGGGCCTCAAGCCGTCGCGCGGGCGGCTCATCGACCCCGAGGCGATGGATCAAATGCCGGTGAAGATCGTCACGCAGGGGGTGCTGACCCGGTCAGTGCGCGACACCGTTGAGTTCTACCGGGCGATGGCCCGCATCCACCCGGCCGACCATCTGCCGCCGATCGGCGCCACGGGTGACCCGGGCCGACTGCGGATCGCGGTCGTCACCCAGGGGGTGGCTGGGCTGCCCGTGGACCACGACGTGACGCAGGCAGTCGCCGCTACGGCGGCGCTGTGCGAGACACCGGGTCACGACGTCGAGTCGATCGACAACCCCTTCCCGGACCAGATCGCGCAGGACTTCCTGCGGTACTGGGGCATGCTGGCGTTCTCGCTGCAGCGCTTCGGTGGCCAGCTGTTCGGCAAGGAGTACGACCCCCGCCTCCTCGAGCCGTTCAGCATCCACTTGGCCAAGTTCTTCTCCTCAGTGGCGGTCGGGTTGCCCGGGTCCCTGCGGCGGCTGCGCCGATTCCCGCAGGTGTACGACGATGCGATGGGTGAGTACGACGTGATCCTCTCGCCGGTACTGGGCTCGGCGCCGGTTCCCCTCGGATACATCGGCCCGGAGGTCGAACCCCGGGAGCACCTCATCCGGTTGCTGCGCCTGGCATCGTTCACAGCCCTGCAGAACGTCGCCGGCACGCCCGGCATCTCGCTGCCGATGGCGATGTCGGCTCAGGGCGTGCCGATCGGGGTGCATGCGGCCGGGCGATACGGGCAGGAGCAGGTGCTGCTGGACCTCGCCGCCTCCCTGGAGGAAGCCCAGCCCTGGGCGCGGATTGACCGGACTCCGGCGACGGAGCAGGCGTAG
- a CDS encoding monooxygenase codes for MRGIWWLMAAALLVNGCGASVPPAATPVTSEAGHDGHSAAAVAPVSLTAGEGERIVTVAVPVDFRPEAPTGATDEYRCFVADPDVDGAVSITGAEFVPGNPAIVHHAILFAAYPEQVEAAEQLDAEDPGPGYECFGGSRLPARGGVLAGLDQSDWITAWAPGGDATQMPRGYGSRLPAGSRIVIQMHYNLRSEQGVDNTQVRLRVTGQKRKPLQTMLLPAPVELPCAPGETGRLCNRTDAVDDVVSRFGAGSGATIAGLQLRCGGDPDSPRAGRVQTCDRPVTSAARIFAVAGHMHLLGREISVTLNPGRSDEQVLLDIPNWDFDKQGAIPLPEPVGVQPGDVLRVRCKHDPALRSQLPALEGTEPRYVVWGEGTTDEMCLAIVLNG; via the coding sequence ATGCGTGGCATCTGGTGGCTGATGGCCGCAGCCCTTCTCGTGAATGGTTGCGGCGCCTCGGTGCCGCCGGCCGCGACACCCGTGACCTCCGAGGCCGGCCACGACGGGCACTCGGCGGCAGCGGTCGCCCCGGTCTCCCTCACTGCCGGTGAGGGTGAACGGATCGTGACTGTGGCGGTGCCGGTCGACTTCCGCCCCGAGGCCCCGACCGGTGCCACCGACGAGTACCGGTGCTTCGTGGCGGACCCCGATGTCGACGGCGCCGTGTCCATCACGGGGGCGGAGTTCGTGCCGGGCAATCCGGCGATCGTGCACCACGCGATCCTGTTCGCTGCCTACCCGGAGCAGGTCGAGGCCGCCGAACAGCTCGATGCCGAGGACCCCGGCCCGGGGTACGAGTGCTTCGGAGGCTCCCGGTTGCCCGCCCGCGGCGGGGTGCTGGCAGGCCTGGACCAGTCCGACTGGATCACGGCCTGGGCGCCGGGTGGTGACGCCACGCAGATGCCGCGCGGCTACGGCAGCCGCTTGCCTGCGGGCTCCCGGATCGTCATCCAGATGCACTACAACTTGCGTTCCGAGCAGGGTGTGGACAACACGCAGGTGCGGCTGCGCGTCACCGGGCAGAAGCGCAAACCGTTGCAGACCATGTTGCTCCCGGCGCCGGTGGAGTTGCCGTGTGCTCCGGGCGAGACGGGACGGCTGTGCAACCGCACCGATGCCGTGGACGATGTGGTCAGCCGGTTCGGGGCCGGCAGTGGCGCCACGATCGCGGGCCTGCAGTTGCGGTGTGGGGGCGATCCGGACAGCCCGCGCGCGGGGCGGGTGCAGACCTGTGACCGCCCGGTGACCTCGGCGGCCAGGATCTTCGCCGTCGCCGGGCACATGCACCTGCTCGGCCGGGAGATCTCAGTCACCCTCAACCCCGGACGATCCGACGAGCAGGTTCTGCTGGACATCCCGAATTGGGACTTCGACAAGCAGGGCGCGATCCCGTTGCCCGAACCGGTCGGTGTGCAGCCCGGCGACGTGCTGCGGGTGCGCTGCAAGCACGATCCCGCGCTGCGCAGTCAGTTGCCGGCGCTGGAGGGCACCGAACCGCGTTACGTGGTGTGGGGTGAGGGCACCACCGACGAAATGTGTCTGGCCATCGTCCTGAACGGATGA
- a CDS encoding YihY/virulence factor BrkB family protein encodes MTSTEYEPARPAPIPGERTDPLPKDVDPTLAKVDRKGDAAGSGYRAFLRFSHANVTLLAAGTTYYVFLSVFAILVFAFGLAALIGGEELANTVTETVNQAFPGLVGDNGISAQQLQEVGQTTSLVGLLVLLYSGSGAMVAMNNSMHLIYGAPKDPRNFVVARLRLLGWMLLLVPLIGLSFVPSILISGFAKPVLALLGLQGDFWTVVLLGLTALLSLGFSAVIVWLLLGHFGGIRPARRPRLIATVFGAVSIEILKYLLSFIIAWSIGKPQYGAFAAPIAMLLVLYLEVLMLYLAACLVAGIAVTTQDAQARW; translated from the coding sequence ATGACCAGCACCGAGTACGAGCCCGCCCGGCCGGCGCCCATCCCCGGTGAACGCACCGACCCACTCCCCAAGGACGTCGACCCGACCTTGGCCAAGGTCGATCGCAAGGGGGATGCCGCAGGCAGTGGGTACCGTGCCTTCCTGCGGTTCAGCCACGCGAATGTCACCCTGCTTGCCGCAGGCACCACCTACTACGTGTTCCTCTCGGTGTTCGCGATCCTGGTCTTCGCGTTCGGGCTCGCAGCCCTGATCGGCGGCGAGGAACTGGCCAACACCGTGACCGAGACCGTGAACCAGGCGTTCCCGGGGCTGGTCGGGGACAACGGGATCTCCGCGCAGCAGTTGCAGGAGGTGGGCCAGACGACGTCCCTGGTGGGTCTGCTCGTCCTGCTCTACTCCGGCAGCGGGGCCATGGTCGCCATGAACAACTCGATGCACCTGATCTACGGCGCCCCGAAGGACCCCCGGAACTTCGTGGTCGCCCGCCTGCGGCTACTCGGCTGGATGCTGCTCCTGGTTCCTCTCATCGGGCTGTCGTTCGTCCCCTCGATCCTGATCTCCGGGTTCGCCAAGCCGGTGCTGGCCCTGCTCGGTCTGCAAGGCGACTTCTGGACGGTCGTGCTCCTCGGGCTGACCGCCCTGCTCTCGCTGGGATTCAGTGCGGTGATCGTCTGGTTACTGCTCGGCCATTTCGGCGGCATCCGGCCGGCTCGCCGGCCCCGGCTCATCGCAACGGTCTTCGGGGCCGTCAGCATCGAGATCCTCAAGTACCTCTTGTCGTTCATCATCGCCTGGTCGATCGGTAAGCCGCAGTACGGCGCGTTCGCGGCGCCCATCGCCATGCTGCTGGTGCTGTACCTGGAGGTGCTGATGCTCTACCTGGCGGCTTGCCTGGTGGCAGGCATCGCGGTCACGACGCAGGACGCGCAGGCTCGCTGGTGA